In Candidatus Flexicrinis affinis, the following are encoded in one genomic region:
- a CDS encoding NAD-dependent epimerase/dehydratase family protein translates to MPPLQTTPVLVTGASGFVGGHLTRTLAERGVPVKALVRVRERAKYVDGVENVEIVLGDLTDADSLRRVVEGCAVVYHVAAATNGPLAVQQAVNTDGTRALAEIAADAGVQRFVHVSSVAIYGFKGLPERVDEDMPPIPSPYAYTRTKLAGEHALREVADARGMQYSIVRPGMIYGPRSGLWTAQVFRLAAAPVTVFLGRGDGYAIPIHIDDVCRLLIACAEHPGAAGEAFNCAPDPGVPWREWFGAYRQLKGRVRWLGIPPFLVRAVAPLIAALSPRDSLGRDFPAVIESYLQRVTYSNAKAQRVLGWSPSHTLQSGVESCVPYLKRIGLL, encoded by the coding sequence GCGGACGCTGGCTGAACGCGGTGTGCCGGTCAAGGCGCTCGTCCGCGTGCGCGAACGCGCCAAGTACGTCGACGGCGTCGAGAACGTCGAGATCGTCCTCGGCGATCTGACCGACGCCGACTCGCTGCGGCGCGTAGTGGAGGGCTGCGCGGTCGTGTACCACGTCGCCGCGGCCACCAACGGCCCGCTGGCCGTTCAGCAAGCGGTCAACACCGACGGCACGCGCGCGCTGGCGGAGATCGCCGCTGACGCCGGCGTGCAGCGGTTCGTCCACGTCAGCAGCGTAGCGATCTACGGCTTCAAGGGCTTGCCGGAACGCGTCGACGAGGATATGCCGCCGATCCCGTCGCCGTACGCCTACACACGCACCAAGCTGGCCGGCGAACACGCCCTGCGCGAGGTCGCGGATGCGCGCGGCATGCAATACAGCATCGTGCGCCCCGGCATGATCTACGGCCCGCGCAGCGGCTTGTGGACGGCGCAAGTGTTCCGCCTCGCGGCCGCGCCGGTGACGGTGTTCCTCGGGCGCGGCGACGGGTACGCCATCCCCATCCATATCGACGACGTGTGCCGCTTGTTGATCGCGTGCGCCGAGCATCCCGGCGCGGCCGGAGAGGCCTTCAACTGCGCGCCCGATCCCGGCGTGCCGTGGCGCGAATGGTTCGGCGCCTATCGTCAGCTCAAGGGCCGCGTGCGCTGGCTCGGCATACCGCCGTTTCTCGTGCGTGCGGTCGCCCCGCTGATCGCCGCGCTCTCCCCGCGTGACAGCCTCGGCCGCGACTTCCCGGCCGTGATCGAAAGCTACCTTCAGCGCGTCACGTACTCGAATGCCAAGGCGCAGCGGGTGTTGGGCTGGTCGCCGTCGCACACCCTGCAATCCGGTGTCGAGTCCTGTGTCCCCTACCTGAAACGGATCGGCCTGCTGTGA
- a CDS encoding MFS transporter, translating to MNRHTPLWYKMDPRRLWLLMVGWRAFAQRVAFTIFMVYQVRDAQMDPLQLVLAGTALEIGVLLFEVPTGIVADTYSRRISVIAGYSIIGLGFVIMVVQPAFWAVALGSFVWGIGHTFTSGAAQAWLADEIGEDAASEAYLAGAQLEMYTKAVGIIVSVLIASVSLGLAILVCGLLNLVLAGMLLAVMGEDGYRPVPIQRRQTVGHMIGVFRSGIKTIRTRPLLIALILMTLMFAAQSESYDRLSTAHLLENFTLPGIGEVGDVVWFGVISMASLLIGVFVLRYLRRRVDSTDPVAVARALWAVTATLIALFVVFAVTGSVALAIVAMIVIGPLREAIIPLHLSLLNRGLDPRIRATVISMDGQTDAVGQLVGGPPMGVIGRQFGVQAGLIGGALLLAPGIWLGARITRLARGLPASAEPSTMRDI from the coding sequence GTGAACCGACACACGCCCCTGTGGTACAAGATGGATCCGCGCCGGTTGTGGTTGTTGATGGTCGGCTGGCGCGCGTTCGCGCAGCGCGTCGCCTTTACGATCTTCATGGTGTATCAGGTGCGCGACGCCCAGATGGACCCGCTGCAGCTCGTGCTCGCTGGCACCGCGCTGGAGATCGGCGTGCTGCTGTTCGAAGTGCCGACCGGCATCGTCGCTGACACGTACAGCCGGCGTATCTCGGTGATTGCCGGATACAGCATCATCGGCCTCGGCTTCGTCATCATGGTCGTGCAGCCTGCTTTTTGGGCAGTCGCGCTCGGTTCGTTTGTGTGGGGCATCGGCCACACGTTCACCAGCGGCGCGGCGCAGGCGTGGCTCGCCGACGAGATCGGCGAGGACGCCGCCAGCGAGGCATACTTGGCCGGTGCACAGCTGGAGATGTACACGAAAGCGGTTGGGATCATCGTCAGCGTGCTGATCGCGTCGGTCAGCCTCGGGCTGGCAATCCTGGTGTGCGGGCTCCTGAATCTCGTCCTGGCGGGTATGCTGCTGGCGGTGATGGGCGAGGATGGCTACCGTCCGGTGCCGATTCAGCGCCGCCAGACCGTCGGGCACATGATTGGCGTGTTCCGCAGCGGGATCAAGACCATTCGCACGCGCCCGCTGCTGATCGCACTGATCCTGATGACGCTCATGTTCGCCGCGCAGTCGGAGAGCTACGACCGCCTCTCGACCGCACACCTGCTCGAAAACTTCACGCTGCCGGGCATCGGCGAGGTCGGCGACGTCGTGTGGTTCGGCGTCATCAGCATGGCGTCGCTGTTGATCGGCGTGTTTGTGCTGCGCTACCTGCGCCGCCGCGTCGACAGCACCGATCCGGTCGCGGTCGCGCGGGCGCTGTGGGCCGTGACCGCGACGTTGATCGCGCTGTTCGTGGTGTTCGCTGTGACCGGCAGCGTGGCGCTGGCGATCGTGGCCATGATCGTGATCGGCCCGCTGCGCGAGGCGATTATCCCGCTGCACCTCAGCCTGCTCAACCGCGGCCTCGACCCGCGCATCCGCGCGACGGTCATCAGCATGGACGGCCAGACCGACGCGGTTGGCCAGCTCGTCGGCGGCCCGCCGATGGGCGTGATCGGGCGGCAGTTCGGCGTGCAGGCCGGCTTGATCGGCGGCGCGCTGCTGCTGGCGCCGGGCATCTGGCTCGGGGCGCGTATCACGCGGCTGGCCCGCGGCCTGCCGGCAAGCGCCGAGCCATCCACCATGCGGGACATCTAG
- a CDS encoding CPBP family intramembrane metalloprotease, with amino-acid sequence MAASIQAVDRKSRFRKSMIIAGILLALAAPQIAGFLDSYFKVWFDYNGKVFAGALSFWAIAAVIFVMVRVTEAQSWREVWSSMGFRRVKLRTSLVVLILSFVTLFVVNLLFYLLSTHVFREDVSFARNRLQALPVGMVILLYLTGVFVEEILYRGYALQRMFQLTGSWTLAGVVSGALFVAFHIPAYPPAHILGVVLPATIVVTLVYIRLQNISYTVMMHGVLNIVLVIAYVVLPLLPG; translated from the coding sequence ATGGCTGCATCCATCCAGGCAGTGGACCGTAAGTCACGATTCAGAAAGTCGATGATCATAGCAGGCATCCTGCTGGCCCTGGCTGCCCCTCAGATTGCTGGGTTCCTGGACAGTTACTTCAAGGTTTGGTTCGATTACAACGGCAAAGTCTTTGCTGGTGCGCTCAGTTTCTGGGCAATAGCAGCAGTCATCTTCGTCATGGTTCGCGTCACAGAAGCTCAGAGCTGGCGCGAAGTATGGTCGAGTATGGGTTTTCGTCGTGTAAAGCTCCGGACGAGCCTTGTGGTACTGATCCTCAGCTTCGTCACACTCTTTGTGGTTAATCTGCTTTTCTACCTTCTATCGACTCACGTGTTTCGCGAAGACGTCAGTTTTGCACGAAATCGCCTGCAAGCACTTCCCGTCGGGATGGTCATACTCCTGTACCTCACGGGGGTCTTTGTGGAAGAGATCCTGTATCGCGGTTACGCGCTCCAACGCATGTTCCAATTGACGGGAAGCTGGACGTTGGCAGGTGTTGTCAGCGGCGCACTGTTTGTGGCTTTCCACATTCCCGCATATCCTCCTGCGCACATTCTGGGTGTTGTGTTGCCCGCGACGATCGTTGTGACGCTCGTGTACATTCGGCTGCAAAACATCAGCTACACGGTGATGATGCACGGAGTCCTGAACATCGTGTTGGTGATCGCCTATGTGGTGCTGCCCCTGCTGCCGGGCTGA
- a CDS encoding N-acetyltransferase: MDIDVNSLKIVNNEAEKRFEIDLGGGHKALLEYLPGQHTITYHHTEVPREFEGRGIAGKLAEHAMLYAQEHGLKVNALCPVVKRYVEKHTEFQPITWGF, from the coding sequence ATGGACATCGACGTCAATAGCCTGAAAATCGTCAACAACGAGGCGGAGAAGCGCTTCGAGATCGACCTCGGCGGCGGTCATAAGGCGCTGCTCGAGTATCTGCCCGGGCAGCACACCATCACGTATCACCACACCGAAGTCCCGCGCGAATTCGAAGGCAGGGGCATCGCCGGCAAACTCGCTGAACACGCCATGTTATACGCGCAGGAGCACGGGCTGAAGGTCAATGCGCTGTGCCCGGTGGTGAAGCGGTATGTCGAAAAACATACCGAATTTCAACCTATCACGTGGGGATTCTAA
- a CDS encoding MFS transporter has product MTPPTGRYVLLATILGSSMAFIDGSALNVVLSVLQVDLGASGAQLVWVVNAYLLMLASLILIGGSLGDNYGRNRVFGAGIAIFAGASVACGLAPSAGVLIAARAVQGIGGALMVPGSLAIITANFHGDSRGPAIGIWSSFSTITTVGGPVLGGLLGDVGLWRGVFFINVPLALVALWALRRVPETRSEDASGQIDIPGAACVTLGLAGLTYGLVTLGDLGPQAGLRDPGVIGALIVGVAALIAFVVIERRVAHPMVDLTLFRSRAFSGANLMTAFLYGALSGGLLFLPLNLIQVQGYGPGQAGLVMLPFAGLLAILSPWAGRWGARVGPRVPLTIGPALVALGFVALALPGITAGASEYWTTYLPGIVLLGAGMGITVAPLTSTVMGAVPERNAGIASGINNAVTRSSQALMTGVFGAVALVLFASTLQTNAAAVLPPAAADALVAGAGDLAATAIPDSLSPELAEVAQNAIHESFVQVFQVLMVVCAGLCFASAVFSAAILRGTRRGAGRGRGIRVKEDGQPASRSRCRTYRRQRTERALDGHRRQ; this is encoded by the coding sequence ATGACACCACCCACTGGCCGGTATGTACTCCTCGCGACCATCCTCGGCAGCAGTATGGCGTTTATCGACGGTTCGGCACTCAACGTCGTGCTGTCCGTTCTGCAGGTCGACCTCGGTGCGAGCGGCGCGCAGTTGGTATGGGTCGTTAACGCGTATTTGCTCATGCTCGCCTCGCTGATCCTGATCGGCGGGTCACTGGGCGACAACTACGGGCGCAACCGTGTTTTCGGCGCAGGTATCGCGATCTTCGCTGGTGCGTCCGTGGCGTGCGGGCTGGCGCCGAGTGCTGGCGTCTTGATCGCCGCGCGTGCGGTGCAAGGCATTGGCGGCGCACTCATGGTGCCGGGGTCGTTGGCGATCATCACGGCAAACTTCCACGGCGACTCACGCGGGCCTGCCATTGGCATCTGGTCGTCGTTCAGTACGATCACAACGGTCGGCGGGCCGGTGCTGGGCGGGCTGCTGGGCGATGTCGGCCTGTGGCGCGGCGTGTTCTTCATCAACGTGCCGCTGGCGCTCGTTGCGCTCTGGGCGCTGCGCCGCGTGCCTGAGACACGATCCGAAGACGCCTCAGGGCAAATCGATATTCCGGGTGCCGCCTGTGTGACGCTCGGGCTTGCGGGCCTGACGTACGGACTGGTCACGCTGGGCGATTTGGGCCCGCAGGCCGGCCTGCGCGACCCCGGTGTAATCGGCGCGCTGATCGTCGGCGTCGCGGCACTGATCGCGTTCGTGGTGATCGAGCGGCGTGTCGCACACCCGATGGTGGACCTGACGTTGTTCCGCTCGCGGGCTTTCAGCGGCGCCAACCTGATGACGGCGTTTCTGTACGGCGCGCTTTCGGGGGGGCTGCTGTTTCTGCCGCTCAACCTGATTCAGGTGCAGGGCTATGGGCCCGGTCAGGCCGGACTGGTCATGCTGCCGTTTGCCGGACTGCTGGCAATCCTGTCACCGTGGGCGGGCCGCTGGGGCGCACGCGTAGGGCCGCGCGTGCCGCTGACGATCGGGCCGGCGCTGGTCGCGCTGGGCTTCGTGGCCCTCGCGCTGCCCGGAATCACCGCTGGCGCGTCCGAATACTGGACGACGTATTTGCCGGGGATCGTGCTGCTGGGCGCGGGCATGGGGATCACCGTCGCGCCGCTGACGTCGACGGTGATGGGCGCCGTGCCTGAACGCAATGCCGGAATCGCATCCGGAATCAACAACGCCGTGACACGTTCGTCGCAAGCGTTGATGACCGGTGTCTTCGGGGCTGTCGCGCTTGTCCTGTTTGCGTCGACGCTGCAAACGAACGCCGCCGCGGTGCTGCCACCCGCTGCCGCCGACGCGCTGGTCGCCGGTGCGGGCGACTTAGCCGCTACAGCGATCCCTGACTCGCTGAGTCCCGAGCTGGCTGAGGTCGCACAGAACGCGATTCACGAGTCCTTCGTGCAGGTCTTTCAGGTCCTGATGGTCGTGTGTGCGGGACTGTGTTTCGCCAGCGCCGTCTTTTCCGCTGCGATCCTGCGTGGAACGCGCAGGGGGGCAGGCCGAGGCCGTGGAATACGAGTAAAAGAAGATGGCCAACCGGCGTCTAGGTCACGGTGCCGCACGTATCGGCGGCAGAGGACTGAGAGGGCGCTGGATGGACATCGACGTCAATAG
- a CDS encoding tetratricopeptide repeat protein, whose translation MNDSNEQEYMQHANEALSDGDFNQAQVFFKQAIRVNNANEDAWLGLAKTYPDDPVRARKCYENVLKINPLNAEATEMIAALGDAPAEAEAEPEEAPASPPPAAEPAPVAEALREEAAPSAAARASYGGPDMQAPKGIEGAPEKLNADYFVDFVQRLLRSMIAVLSGQNDGSADMPTSWWNGVLSVVLVGLVTGLCIAIAGLRFRSFLTILTVPLLYTMLAVTAVGAGAFLSHWYLKTYREGTASLLDHTMTFVRVWVPASAVFAVITLIRGLTGDFVMTLPGFLQSFSFNAGGLGLIFLIIAIAVTAYAALLLHRHWGRIYPGVGGQGLWIAVVIAIAVTSLPL comes from the coding sequence ATGAATGATTCCAACGAGCAGGAGTACATGCAGCATGCCAACGAGGCGCTGAGCGACGGCGACTTCAATCAGGCGCAGGTCTTTTTCAAGCAAGCGATCCGGGTCAATAACGCCAACGAGGACGCCTGGCTCGGGCTAGCGAAAACCTATCCGGACGACCCCGTGCGTGCGCGCAAGTGCTACGAAAACGTGCTCAAGATCAACCCGCTGAACGCCGAGGCCACCGAAATGATCGCGGCATTGGGCGATGCCCCTGCCGAAGCCGAAGCCGAACCTGAGGAGGCGCCGGCAAGCCCGCCGCCTGCTGCCGAACCGGCGCCGGTCGCCGAAGCACTCCGCGAGGAGGCAGCGCCGAGCGCCGCCGCACGCGCCAGCTATGGCGGCCCGGACATGCAAGCGCCGAAGGGAATCGAGGGCGCACCCGAGAAGCTCAACGCCGACTACTTCGTCGATTTCGTGCAGCGCCTGCTGCGCTCGATGATCGCCGTGTTGAGCGGACAGAACGATGGGTCGGCGGACATGCCGACAAGCTGGTGGAACGGCGTGCTATCGGTAGTGCTGGTCGGGTTGGTCACCGGCTTGTGCATCGCGATCGCGGGCCTGCGCTTCCGGTCGTTCCTAACGATCCTGACGGTACCCCTCCTGTATACGATGCTGGCTGTCACGGCGGTCGGGGCTGGCGCATTCCTATCGCACTGGTACCTCAAGACGTACCGCGAGGGCACGGCTAGTCTGCTCGACCACACGATGACGTTCGTGCGCGTGTGGGTGCCGGCCAGCGCGGTCTTCGCCGTGATCACGCTCATCCGCGGCTTGACCGGCGATTTCGTGATGACGCTGCCGGGGTTCCTGCAGTCGTTCAGCTTCAACGCAGGCGGGCTTGGCCTGATCTTCCTGATCATCGCGATTGCCGTCACGGCGTATGCGGCGCTGCTGCTGCACCGGCACTGGGGGCGGATTTACCCGGGCGTCGGCGGGCAGGGGCTGTGGATTGCCGTGGTGATTGCGATCGCGGTCACCAGCTTGCCGCTCTAG
- a CDS encoding folate-binding protein YgfZ — MLAAHHARWGAFVADDGIPQHYGSPYAEFEAAHRSSVVLDRSHEARLRVDGTDRLALIHRTSTNDVERLAAGSGRPTIFTNANGRVLERAEVYAAADHAVLIGGPGRASALHHVIRSNVFFRDDIKVHDMASATAMFAVHGPRSADVLSGVGIDVSGLALFGHTSAQIAGGPAWIARAKPLTGDHLRVIVPAANALAAWDAIVSAAAEIRGLPAGSETYHILRVEAGVPAAGSELTDGFIPLELGLWDEVSFSKGCYTGQEIIARMESRGKLAKTIVTLALDAPVTAPADLLIGGKRAGTLTSLAITPDGQALGIGVLKPEFARAGVQVATPDGSTGTVSGTPGVQPPV, encoded by the coding sequence GTGCTGGCCGCACACCACGCCCGCTGGGGCGCGTTCGTCGCAGATGACGGAATCCCACAGCACTACGGCAGCCCGTACGCGGAGTTCGAGGCGGCGCATCGCAGCTCCGTGGTGTTGGACCGCAGCCACGAGGCGCGCTTGCGCGTCGATGGCACGGATCGGCTTGCGCTGATCCACCGCACCAGCACCAATGATGTCGAACGGCTTGCCGCAGGTTCGGGCAGGCCGACGATCTTCACCAATGCCAACGGTCGCGTGCTCGAACGCGCCGAAGTGTACGCCGCTGCCGACCACGCCGTCCTGATTGGGGGGCCGGGCCGCGCGTCCGCGCTGCACCACGTGATCCGCAGCAATGTGTTCTTCCGCGACGACATTAAGGTGCACGATATGGCGTCGGCGACGGCGATGTTCGCCGTGCACGGCCCGCGCTCGGCAGACGTGCTGAGCGGCGTTGGCATCGACGTTTCCGGCCTTGCCCTGTTCGGCCATACCAGCGCGCAGATCGCAGGCGGGCCGGCGTGGATCGCGCGCGCCAAACCGCTGACCGGCGACCACCTGCGCGTGATCGTCCCGGCGGCGAACGCACTGGCGGCGTGGGATGCCATCGTGAGCGCCGCGGCAGAGATTCGCGGGCTTCCGGCCGGGTCGGAGACGTATCACATCCTGCGCGTCGAGGCTGGCGTACCGGCCGCGGGCAGCGAACTGACCGACGGGTTCATTCCGCTGGAACTCGGGCTGTGGGACGAAGTCAGCTTCAGCAAGGGCTGTTATACCGGGCAGGAGATCATCGCCCGCATGGAAAGCCGCGGCAAGCTGGCGAAGACGATCGTAACGCTGGCGCTCGACGCCCCCGTCACTGCCCCCGCCGACCTGTTGATCGGCGGCAAGCGCGCCGGCACGCTCACGAGCCTCGCCATCACGCCGGACGGGCAGGCGCTTGGGATTGGTGTTCTGAAGCCGGAGTTTGCGCGCGCAGGCGTACAGGTCGCTACGCCTGACGGAAGCACCGGGACCGTCAGTGGGACGCCCGGAGTCCAGCCGCCGGTGTAA
- a CDS encoding DUF4397 domain-containing protein codes for MRKFLTLLVVLIAVALTSISAFAQLEPPEPAPDAAFVRIAHLSPDTPAVKAFVNGTAAISGLQFGSVTRWLDLAPGTYEFAVGTGSDPAAAQIPAFSLDLAAGSFTTLAAVGNGDTLTGIAIPEDYTRISTGQARATVVHAIEGAGPVNFSVGGGSFEYINFPGAIASADGWDASEIAPGAGVTVTAFGSGATLLENADREIAANHNYLVAAIGSPDSPRLLVIDTDQAEFSTPNFAEGEARVRVAHFSASTPSVRIFVNGTVALSGLNYRFVTRYLPFQPGTYEIAVGPNSNIASAVIGPVDLTFEDGGFYTVAAIDDGDGGVTAVVLNDNTAVDEGAAVTVYHGIAGGPTVDVWAGDVKLVEGLAHAGSFLLPAGGFNDGISEVSAAAGSVTVAVTGAFAASPEDALLSREVEFAAGSYYLIAVIGTPDAPRLVVQEVDPAVDLED; via the coding sequence ATGCGGAAATTTCTCACCCTACTGGTGGTGCTGATCGCGGTAGCGTTGACCTCGATTAGCGCATTCGCCCAGCTTGAGCCCCCCGAGCCCGCACCGGATGCGGCGTTCGTTCGCATCGCGCATTTGTCCCCGGACACCCCGGCGGTGAAGGCGTTCGTGAACGGCACCGCCGCCATCAGCGGTCTGCAGTTCGGAAGTGTGACACGCTGGCTTGATCTAGCGCCCGGCACGTACGAGTTTGCCGTCGGCACCGGCAGCGATCCCGCCGCCGCGCAGATCCCGGCGTTCAGCCTCGACCTAGCTGCCGGCAGCTTCACGACGCTCGCTGCGGTCGGCAACGGCGACACGCTTACCGGTATCGCCATTCCCGAAGACTACACCCGGATCAGCACGGGCCAGGCGCGCGCCACGGTCGTTCATGCGATCGAAGGCGCCGGCCCGGTCAACTTCTCGGTCGGTGGCGGCAGCTTCGAGTACATCAACTTCCCCGGCGCCATTGCCAGCGCTGACGGTTGGGATGCGAGCGAAATTGCCCCCGGTGCTGGTGTGACCGTGACCGCCTTCGGCTCCGGCGCGACCCTGCTGGAGAACGCCGATCGCGAGATCGCCGCGAATCACAACTATCTGGTCGCCGCTATCGGCAGCCCGGACAGCCCGCGCCTGCTGGTGATCGACACTGATCAGGCCGAGTTCTCGACTCCGAACTTTGCCGAGGGCGAGGCCCGCGTGCGTGTCGCGCATTTCTCCGCCTCGACACCGTCGGTTCGGATCTTCGTCAACGGCACGGTGGCGCTCAGTGGTCTGAACTACCGCTTCGTGACGCGCTATTTGCCGTTCCAGCCCGGCACGTATGAGATCGCCGTTGGCCCCAACAGCAACATTGCCAGCGCCGTGATCGGCCCGGTCGACCTGACGTTCGAAGACGGCGGCTTCTACACCGTCGCCGCGATCGATGATGGCGACGGCGGCGTGACCGCGGTTGTCCTGAACGACAACACGGCGGTGGACGAAGGCGCTGCGGTGACCGTCTACCACGGTATCGCTGGTGGCCCGACCGTCGACGTGTGGGCGGGCGACGTCAAGCTGGTCGAAGGACTGGCACACGCGGGTTCGTTCCTGCTCCCGGCGGGTGGCTTCAACGACGGTATCAGCGAAGTGTCTGCTGCGGCAGGTTCGGTCACCGTGGCCGTCACTGGCGCGTTTGCGGCCAGCCCAGAGGATGCGCTGCTCAGCCGCGAGGTTGAATTCGCGGCCGGCAGCTACTACCTGATCGCAGTGATCGGCACGCCGGATGCCCCGCGCCTCGTGGTGCAGGAAGTCGACCCGGCCGTCGACCTCGAGGACTAG
- a CDS encoding PaaI family thioesterase has protein sequence MGDDMGVRIGGSPLVQGDPPGGFGLCMYFNAETGRTTGKLVFDPSKTGPPGYAHGGAVVTVLDEAMGAAAWAANLPVLAVNLNVDLRISVPLGVEITVVGRVENIEGRKVHTAADLILPDGRVAATSRGLFLTVDLPGEMADNPFRPL, from the coding sequence ATGGGCGACGATATGGGCGTGCGGATCGGCGGGTCGCCGCTTGTACAGGGCGATCCCCCGGGCGGCTTTGGCCTGTGCATGTATTTCAACGCGGAGACCGGCCGCACGACCGGTAAACTGGTCTTTGACCCCAGCAAGACGGGACCGCCCGGCTACGCGCACGGCGGCGCGGTCGTCACGGTGTTGGACGAGGCGATGGGCGCCGCCGCGTGGGCGGCGAATCTGCCGGTGTTGGCCGTCAACCTCAACGTCGATCTGCGGATCAGCGTACCGCTCGGCGTCGAGATCACTGTCGTCGGCCGCGTCGAGAACATCGAAGGACGCAAGGTGCACACCGCAGCGGACCTCATCCTGCCTGACGGACGCGTGGCGGCGACCAGCCGCGGGCTTTTCCTGACCGTCGACCTTCCCGGCGAAATGGCCGACAACCCCTTCCGCCCGCTCTAA
- a CDS encoding phosphomannomutase/phosphoglucomutase encodes MDTSVFRKYDIRGTVEGENAQITPELARSVGQALGTYLPEHFGTKRVFVGCDNRATSPGLKKAMIEGLASTGMAVTDIGQVLTPTVYFASASFGEGGAGVMITGSHLETKYNGIKMAHGPLALAGDQITSLLKIIQSGAFATGEGEVGTDFDMIHKHMDAIGKKVHFPRKLKVVLDAGNGLSGTYVYPLLKKLGLDVIGLYLESDGRYPNHLPNPEDPEMTKDLERAVVEHNADLGLGFDGDSDRCGFIDNHGHHIAADRLLALLAKDVLSRHPGAYVVYDVKGSMALSDFIKKYGGKPVMWKTGHSLMKQKMHEIGAPIGGEVSGHLFYGDDYYGFDDAPLIALKTLEIISTSGKTISELFEEIPKLHATPEIIMSAPDDRKFVIVEALTEAMKTQSDDVITLDGVRAQFDGGWGLVRASNTQPAITMRFEAYTPAQMVDYMNRFRAELAKYPEVDTSKLDAQIDRFKAM; translated from the coding sequence ATGGACACCAGCGTATTCCGCAAGTATGACATCCGCGGCACGGTCGAGGGTGAGAATGCACAGATCACACCTGAACTGGCCCGCAGCGTCGGCCAAGCCTTGGGCACGTACTTGCCAGAACACTTCGGCACCAAGCGTGTTTTCGTCGGCTGCGACAACCGCGCGACATCGCCCGGTCTCAAGAAGGCGATGATCGAGGGTCTCGCCAGCACAGGCATGGCGGTGACCGACATCGGACAGGTGCTGACGCCCACGGTCTACTTCGCCTCGGCCTCGTTCGGCGAAGGCGGCGCCGGCGTGATGATCACCGGCAGCCACCTCGAGACCAAGTACAACGGTATCAAGATGGCGCACGGGCCGCTGGCGCTGGCCGGCGACCAGATCACGTCGCTGTTGAAGATCATCCAGTCCGGCGCGTTCGCCACCGGCGAAGGCGAGGTCGGTACCGACTTCGACATGATCCACAAGCACATGGACGCTATCGGCAAAAAGGTCCACTTCCCGCGCAAGCTGAAGGTCGTGCTGGACGCCGGCAACGGCCTGAGCGGCACGTACGTTTATCCGCTGCTGAAGAAGCTCGGCCTCGACGTGATCGGCCTGTACTTGGAGAGCGATGGGCGTTATCCGAACCACCTGCCGAACCCGGAAGACCCGGAGATGACCAAAGACCTCGAACGCGCGGTGGTCGAGCACAACGCCGACCTCGGCCTCGGGTTCGACGGCGACAGCGACCGCTGCGGGTTTATCGATAATCACGGGCATCACATCGCCGCCGACCGCCTGCTGGCGCTGCTGGCGAAAGACGTCTTGAGCCGTCACCCCGGCGCGTACGTGGTCTATGACGTCAAAGGCTCGATGGCCCTGAGCGATTTCATCAAGAAGTACGGCGGCAAGCCCGTCATGTGGAAGACCGGCCACAGCCTGATGAAGCAGAAGATGCACGAGATCGGCGCGCCGATCGGTGGCGAGGTCAGCGGGCACCTGTTTTACGGCGACGACTACTACGGCTTTGACGACGCTCCGTTGATCGCCCTCAAGACGCTCGAAATTATCAGCACGTCGGGCAAGACGATCAGCGAGCTGTTCGAGGAAATCCCCAAGCTGCACGCTACACCGGAAATCATCATGAGCGCGCCGGACGACCGCAAGTTCGTCATCGTCGAGGCGCTCACCGAAGCGATGAAGACGCAGTCCGACGACGTCATCACGCTGGACGGCGTGCGCGCGCAGTTCGACGGCGGGTGGGGCCTCGTGCGGGCCAGCAATACGCAGCCGGCCATTACTATGCGCTTCGAGGCCTACACCCCGGCGCAGATGGTCGATTACATGAACCGCTTCCGCGCCGAGCTGGCGAAATATCCGGAGGTCGACACGTCCAAGCTGGATGCGCAGATCGACCGATTCAAAGCAATGTAA